The Alteribacter keqinensis genomic sequence TGAAATCGCGGAAACAAAAATGCCTGACCTGAACGCAGCTGATGTTGAAGCAGCAATGCGTATGGTTGAAGGTACTGCCCGTAGCATGGGAATCGTTATCGAAGGTTAATAGTACCCATGAAATGTAAGTAAGGTTGCGAAGCGGGGATTTCCTCCCGCCTGGAAAGTGTTGGGCGATCAGGGTGGCTAAGCCAATCTTATCGATTCCACGCCTCCGGGCTCGCAACCTTTATTAGTGGGAGGTCTAACCGCTAAAACCACAATCAAGGAGGAAATAACATGGCTAAGAAAGGCAAAAAGTTCGAAGATGCTTTGAAGCTCGTTGACCGCGAAAAAGCGTACGACGCGCAAGAAGCAATCGAGTTAGTAAAGAAAACGGCAACAGCTAACTTTGACGAAACTGTTGAATTAGCTGCGCGCCTTGGCGTAGATCCAAAGAAAGCAGATCAGCAGATTCGTGGAGCAGTCGTACTTCCAAACGGAACAGGTAAAACACAACGTGTACTTGTTTTCGCTAAAGGCGACAAAGCAAAAGAAGCAGAAGCTGCCGGAGCAGATCACGTAGGTGAAGAGGAGCTCATCAACAAAATCAACCAAGGTTGGTTCGATTTTGATGTAGTTGTAGCTACACCTGACATGATGGCTCAAGTTGGTAAACTGGGCCGTGTGCTTGGACCAAAAGGTCTAATGCCGAACCCTAAAACTGGCACAGTAACTTTCGATGTAGAAAAAGCTGTGAACGAAATTAAAGCTGGTAAAGTTGAATACCGCGTTGATAAATCCGGTAACATTCACGTACCAATCGGAAAAGTATCCTTTGATACAGACAAGCTCCAGGAAAACTTCCAAACAATGATCGATACATTGTTAAAAGCGAAGCCTGCAGCTTCTAAAGGAACTTACATGCGCAATGTTTCCGTTGCTTCTACAATGGGGCCTGGCGTAAAGGTAAACTCTTCCGCATTTAAACTTTAATCTTAGTGTTGACTTCTCTTTAGGGGAAGGATATACTGTTCAATAGTGATTTTCATAAAACACTCATACCGTAGACAGTAGGAGCGACTTGTCGCTTAATATCCTGCCGAGGTGAAATCATGATCAGATCCCTGCATTCCTGCAGGTTTTCGATACGTGTGCCTCCATGTCTGCGACGTGGAGGCCTTTTTATTTCTCCGGTATGAACCATTGATTCTATAGGAGGTGTCAGAACAGGATGAGCAAAGTAATTGAGCAGAAACAAGCTGTTGTCAGCGAAATTGCTGCGAAACTGAAAGAAAGCCAGTCAACAATTGTTGTTGATTACCGCGGACTTGACGTTGCTGAAGTAACTGAACTTCGTAAGCAGCTTCGTGAAGCAAACGTAGACTTCAAAGTTTACAAAAACTCTATGACTCGTCGCGCGGCTGCTGAGGCTGGTCTAACTGAGTTGGACGAGCAGCTGGTAGGACCGACTGCAATTGCATTTAGTAACGAGGATGTTATCGCTCCTGCGAGAATTCTTAACAAATTCGCGAAGGATCACGATGCATTGGAACTAAAAGCAGGTGTCATTGAAGGGCGCATTGCATCTCTTGAAGAAGTTAAAGCACTCGCGGAACTACCATCCCGCGAAGGGTTGCTTGGAATGCTTCTCAGCGTTATGCAAGCTCCAATCAGAAACTTTGCATTGGCTACAAAAGCTGTTGCAGAACAAAAGGAAGAACAAGGCGCGTAAATTTTACATGCCTGAAGTCAGCGTGACTTAAATTGAGAAACTTATAATAAATAGGAGGAAAGACAAATGACTAAAGAGCAAATTATTGATGCGATTAAAGAAATGTCTGTATTAGAACTAAACGATCTTGTTAAAGCGATCGAGGAAGAATTCGGAGTAGAAGCTGCTGCGCCTGTAGCTGCAGCTGGTGGCGGAGCTGGAGAAGCTGTTGAAGAGCAAACTGAATTCGACGTAGTACTTGAGTCTGCTGGAAGCTCTAAAATCGGTGTGATCAAAGTGGTTCGTGAAATCACTGGCCTGGGTCTTAAAGATGCGAAAGCTCTTGTAGACGGCGCTCCTGCAGCAATCAAAGAAGGCGTTGCTAAAGACGAAGCTGAAGAAGTGAAAGCTAAGCTTGAAGAAGCTGGCGCTTCTGTCGAAGTTAAATAATACCGCTTGAATTCTTAAAAACTCGCTTTGGTTTTCCAAAGCGGGTTTTTTTACACTCAATAAATACGACTCTCCTGTAACAGGCTGGCGGATTTCCTTTGCTGAAAGAAAGTCGTGTTAAGGAGAATGTTAATACTTCCCGGGAATCACTGGAAGTGATGCTCCCCCCCCCCACAGCTTCACATGGGTACTGGGGAAAACCAGAGACTCCTGCAAAAGGCGTGTTCTGTCCGGAGCATTTCCGTGAACAGGAATCAGGTCAAAAATTGTATCAACACGTTGTTTAGCAAGGCCGGAAGAAAAAAACAACAGAACAACAGGCAGGTGATTGAAAATGGGTCACTATTATTCTGAAAAGCCGGATGTGGCAAGCGAACCTGAGAAGGTAGTGGTAACCGTCCGCGGACAAGACCTCTCTTTTAAATCTGATCGCGGTGTTTTTTCAAAGGGAGACCTCGATTATGGAACACGTGTACTTTTGGAAGCTTTTGAGTTTCCTGAAGAAGAAGGACCGATTGCTGATATCGGATGCGGCTGGGGGCCGATAGGGATTTCACTGGCGAAAGAAGCTCCCGGACGCACCTTTGTAATGGTGGATATAAATGAGCGGGCCGTTAACCTTGCCAGAGAAAACGCAAATCAAAACCAGGTTGATAATGTCAGAATAAAAGAAAGTATGCTTTTCTCCGAAATTAAAGATGAGAGATATGCTGCAGTTTTAACCAATCCGCCTATCCGTGCCGGAAAGCAGACTGTTCACCAGCTTTTTGAGGAAGCTTACGAACAACTGAAAGAAAACGGCGAGTTATGGGTTGTGATTCAAAAGAAACAAGGAGCCCCGTCTGCAAAAAAGAAGCTTGAAGAATTGTTTGGAGCAGGGGAAGTAGAGGTTCCAATAAAAGATAAAGGCTACTTCATTTTGCGCTGTAAAAAACATTGACTCGGATTTTTTATTATGTTAATGTTATTTAATGCGTATGTAAATGAAAAATAGGGTCAATGCGTTTAAATATAGGAGCTGTGTATAAAAAGGGTTATTTTGGACAAACTAGTAACGTCTTTTATGCTTACGGCATAAAAGGCTTTGAAAATACCCTTTTTTGTTTTTTCAACTTTACTGTTTCAGTAAAACATGCACCTGTAAATTGACCTATTTGAAGCTCGGAGGGTGTCAAACGTATGCCCTTTGACTCATAGATGGGAATGTATTTTCATGTCTATGTTTAGCAATTGCGTCCCGGGGGCGAGGATAGCAGTATACAAGTTATTTTTGTGCTGCGCCGCAACCGGAAAAGTTTGGCGCTGTTGCTTTTCTTAATAAAAACGTTAGGTTTGAGGGGTGAATCAGTTGACAGGTCAACAAGTTCAGTATGGACGTCACCGCCAGAGAAGAAGTTATGCACGAATCAACGAAGTTTTGGAACTACCAAACTTAATCGAGATTCAGACAGCTTCTTATCAATGGTTTCTTGATGAGGGTATTCGCGAGATGTTTTCAGACATCTCCCCGATCGAAGACTTCACGGGTAATTTGGTATTAGAGTTTATTGATTACAGCTTAGGAGAGCCAAAATATTCTGTCGAAGATTCAAAAGAGAGGGATGTTACTTATTCTGCACCTCTTAGGGTCAAGGTTCGCTTGATCAACAAAGAGACAGGGGAAGTAAAAGAGCAGGAAGTATTTATGGGAGATTTCCCACTTATGACCGAAACAGGGACATTCGTTATTAACGGTGCAGAACGTGTTATCGTGTCTCAGCTCGTTCGTTCTCCAAGTGTCTACTTTAACGACAAAATTGATAAAAACGGTAAAAAAGGCTTCGGCGCTACTGTGATTCCAAACCGCGGTGCGTGGTTGGAGCTTGAAACCGACGCAAAAGATGTCGTTTATGTGCGTATTGACCGTACACGAAAAATCCCGGTTACGGTATTACTCCGTGCTCTCGGGTTTGGAACTGATCAAGAGATCATTGACTTACTGGGAGAAGATGAATACTTACGTAACTCACTTGACAAAGACAATACGGACAGCTCAGAGAAAGCGTTGCTTGAAATCTATGAGCGCCTTCGCCCAGGAGAGCCACCAACAGTCGACAATGCCAAGAGTCTTTTAGAGTCCCGCTTCTTCGATCCGAAGCGTTATGACCTTGCCAATGTTGGTCGCTACAAAATGAATAAGAAACTCCATATTAAGGAACGTCTTTTCAACCAGCGTCTCGCTGAAACGCTTGTTGATCCGGACACAGGCGAAGTACTCGCGGAAGAAGGGGCTATGATTGACCGCCGTCTTCTCGACCGCCTTATTCCTTATCTGGAAAATAACGTTGGTTTCCGTCACTATACCCTTAATGGCGGTGTAGTGGATGAGGAAGATGTAGAACTTCAGTCTGTTCTTATTCACCCTCAAAACGGTAAAGAAGACGCTGAACCGATTCGCGTGATCAGCAATGGGGTTGTTGACCGCAGTGTGAAGAACATTACACCTGCTGACATCATCTCTTCTATTAACTACTTCTTTAACCTGCTTCACGGTGTCGGAAACACAGATGACATTGACCACTTAGGTAACCGTCGTCTGCGCTCTGTCGGCGAACTGCTTCAAAACCAGTTCCGTATCGGATTATCCCGTATGGAACGTGTCGTTCGTGAGCGTATGTCTATTCAGGATGCAAACATGATTACACCACAGGCGCTAATCAACATCCGTCCGGTTATTGCATCAATTAAAGAGTTCTTCGGAAGCTCTCAGCTTTCTCAGTTTATGGACCAGACAAACCCGCTTGCAGAACTTACCCACAAGCGTCGTCTGTCTGCACTCGGACCTGGTGGTCTGACTCGTGAACGTGCCGGCTTTGAAGTACGAGACGTTCACTACTCCCACTATGGCCGTATGTGTCCGATCGAAACACCTGAGGGTCCGAACATCGGTTTGATTAACTCCCTTTCCAGCTTTGCGAAGGTAAACGAGTTTGGCTTCATGGAAACACCTTATCGTAAGGTTGACCACGAACGTGGTGCTGTGTCTGCCCAAATCGACTACCTGACTGCTGACGAAGAGGATAACTACGTTGTAGCCCAGGCTAACGCGAAACTCGATGATGAAGGTTACTTTATCGATGACAACATCATCTGTCGTTTCCGTGGTGAAAACATCGTTGTACCAAAAGACCGTGTTGACTACATGGACGTATCGCCTAAGCAGGTAGTATCTGCCGCGACAGCATGTATCCCGTTCCTGGAAAACGATGACTCCAACCGTGCCCTTATGGGAGCAAACATGCAACGTCAGGCCGTGCCGCTTCTTAACCCAGAATCCCCGATCGTGGGAACAGGAATGGAGTATGTGTCTGCCAAAGACTCCGGTGCTGCCGTTATTTCAAAATCAAAAGGCCGCGTAGAGCGCGTGTCCGGTAACTATATTCAGGTTCGCCGTATCGAAGAAGTGGACGGAAAAGAGATTGAAGGGGACGCAATTCGCTATAACCTTCAAAAGTTCATCCGATCCAACCAGGGAACCTGCTATAACCAGCGTCCGATCGTAAGTGAAGGTGACATCGTAACAAATGGTGAGATTCTTGCTGACGGACCATCAATGGAAAAAGGTGAAATGGCCCTGGGTCGTAACGTCGTAGTCGGATTTATGACTTGGGACGGTTACAACTATGAGGATGCGATCATCTTAAGTGAGCGTCTTGTAAAAGACGATGTCTACACATCCATTCATATTGAAGAATACGAGTCTGAAGCCCGTGATACGAAGCTCGGACCTGAAGAAATCACAAGAGATATTCCAAACGTCGGTGAGGATGCCCTTCGCAACCTCGATGACCGTGGAATTATCCGCGTGGGTGCTGAAGTGAAAGACGGAGATATTCTTGTAGGGAAAGTAACACCTAAGGGAGTTACCGAACTTACTGCAGAAGAGCGTCTCCTTCATGCGATCTTCGGTGAGAAAGCACGTGAAGTACGTGATACATCCCTGCGTGCGCCACACGGCGGTGATGGAATTGTTCTTGATGTGAAGATCTTTAACCGTGAAGACGGAGATGAGCTGCCACCAGGTGTGAACCAGCTTGTACGTGTATACCTCGTACAGAAGCGTAAGATTCACGAAGGGGATAAAATGGCCGGCCGTCACGGTAACAAAGGTGTTATCTCCAAGATCCTTCCTGAAGAAGATATGCCTTACCTTCCGGATGGAACGCCGATTGACATCATGTTAAACCCACTGGGTGTACCATCTCGTATGAACATCGGACAGGTACTTGAAATGCATATGGGTATGGCTGCAAAAGCCCTCGGTATCCACATTGCATCTCCGGTATTTGACGGTGCCCGTGAGGAAGACGTATGGTCTACGATCGCTGAAGCCGGTATGGCTGAAGATGCGAAGACGGTACTATATGATGGAAGAACCGGTGAACCGTTTGATAACCGTGTTTCTGTCGGTGTTATGTATATGATCAAGCTGGCACACATGGTTGATGACAAGCTTCACGCCCGTTCAACGGGACCATATTCACTCGTAACCCAGCAGCCGCTCGGTGGTAAAGCACAGTTCGGTGGTCAGCGTTTCGGTGAGATGGAGGTATGGGCACTTGAGGCATATGGTGCTGCTTACACCTTGCAGGAGATCCTTACTGTGAAATCCGATGACGTTGTCGGACGTGTGAAAACGTACGAAGCGATCGTGAAAGGTGAAAACGTACCGGAACCAGGTGTTCCTGAGTCGTTTAAAGTTCTTATCAAAGAGCTTCAGAGTCTTGGTATGGACGTGAAGATGCTTACCAGTAATGAAGAGGAAATCGAAATGCTGGAGCTGGATGACGAAGATGATCAGAACAACGACAAGTTGAATTTGAACCTAGAGTCCACTGAATCAAACGGTTAATGGCAGATCTTGAAAGTCGAAAGGGAGGTTGGCCCCTTGATAGATGTTAATAACTTTGAGTATATGAAAATTGGCTTGGCTTCTCCGGATAAAATCCGCTCATGGTCAAGAGGGGAAGTCAAAAAGCCAGAAACAATCAACTACAGAACGCTTAAGCCTGAAAAAGACGGTTTGTTCTGTGAGCGCATTTTCGGTCCAACAAAAGATTGGGAATGTCATTGTGGTAAATATAAGCGTGTCCGCTACAAAGGTGTCGTATGTGACCGATGTGGCGTAGAAGTAACACGTGCAAAAGTACGTCGTGAGAGAATGGGGCACATCGAGCTTGCTGCCCCTGTATCTCACATCTGGTACTTTAAAGGAATCCCAAGCAGAATGGGGCTTGTCCTGGATATGTCCCCACGTTCTCTTGAGGAAGTAATCTATTTCGCATCGTATGTAGTTACTGAAACAGGAGACACACCGCTTGAACTCAAGCAGCTGCTGTCTGAGAGAGAATACCGGACGTACCGTGAAAAGTACGGCCGTTCTTTCACAGCCTCTATGGGAGCGGAAGCAATCCGCAAGCTTCTTCAGGACATTGATCTTGATAAAGAAGTAAATATGCTGAAAGAAGAATTGCTTACAGCTCAAGGTCAAAGACGTACACGTGCGATCAAGCGCCTTGAAGTTCTTGAAGCATTCCGTAACTCCGGCAACAAACCTGACTGGATGATCCTTGATGTTCTTCCTGTCATCCCGCCGGAATTGCGTCCGATGGTTCAGTTAGACGGAGGACGCTTTGCGACTTCCGACTTAAACGACCTTTACCGCCGTGTAATTAACCGTAACAACCGATTAAAGCGTCTCCTCGACCTTGGTGCTCCAAGCATCATCGTTCAAAACGAGAAGCGTATGCTTCAGGAAGCAGTCGATGCCTTAATCGATAACGGACGCCGCGGCCGTCCTGTAACAGGACCTGGTAACCGCCCGTTGAAATCTCTTTCCCACATGCTTAAAGGTAAGCAAGGACGTTTCCGTCAAAACCTTCTTGGTAAACGTGTTGACTACTCCGGACGTTCTGTAATCGTAGTAGGTCCTCACCTTAAGATGTACCAGTGCGGTCTTCCAAAGGAAATGGCTCTTGAACTGTTTAAGCCTTTTGTAATGAAAGAGCTTGTAAGTAAAGGTCTTGCCCACAACATCAAGAGCGCCAAGCGTAAAGTAGAGCGCGTTCAGCCGGAAGTATGGGATGTTCTTGAGGAAGTCATTAAAGAGCACCCGGTTCTTCTTAACCGGGCACCTACCCTTCACAGACTGGGTATCCAGGCATTTGAGCCGACTCTGGTTGAAGGTCGTGCAATTAAGCTGCACCCACTTGTGTGTACAGCTTACAACGCCGACTTTGACGGAGACCAAATGGCCGTTCACGTACCTCTTTCTGCTGAAGCACAGGCCGAGTCACGCCTTCTTATGCTTGCAGCGCAAAACATCTTGAACCCTAAAGATGGCAAGCCTGTTGTTACTCCGTCCCAGGATATGGTGCTGGGTAACTACTACCTTACACTTGAGCGAAAAGATGCAGTAGGCGAAGCGAACGTGTATTACGGACCAAATGAAGTGCTGACAGCATATCAAAACGGTTATGTACACCTTCATACCCGTATTGCCGTTCCGGTTGATTCTCTTGGCGATAAGCCATTTAAGGATCACCAAAAAGGAAAACTGATTCTAACGTCAGTAGGTAAGGTTATCTTTAACGAAATCCTGCCTCCTGAGTTTCCTTATATTAACGAACCGACAGCTTATAACCTTCAGGAAGAAACGCCTGATACGTATATCGTGTCAACAGGCACAGATGTGAAAAAGGAATTCGCTGAGCGTGACGTTATTAAGCCGTTTAAAAAAGGATTCCTCGGCGATATTATCGCTGAAGTCTTTAAGAAGTTTAAAGTATCCGAAACGTCAATCATGCTTGATAAAATGAAGGACTTAGGATTCTACTACTCCACAAAAGCAGGTATTACCATCGGTGTATCTGATATCGTGGTACTTAAAGACAAACAGAAAATCCTGGACGAAGCGGAAGGAAAAGTAGACCGTGTCCTAAAGCAGTTCCGCCGTGGTCTGATCACGGAAGAAGAGCGTTATGACAAGGTTATTGAGATCTGGAGCTCGGCGAAAGATGTGATCCAGAGCAAGTTGATGGGCACACTTGATACCTCCAACCCGATCTTCATGATGAGTGATTCCGGTGCCCGTGGTAACGCGTCGAACTTTACGCAGCTTGCAGGTATGCGTGGTCTGATGGCAAACCCATCCGGGCGAATCATCGAGCTTCCAATCAAATCCAGTTTCCGTGAGGGACTTACAGTACTTGAGTACTTTATCTCCACCCACGGTGCCCGTAAAGGTCTTGCCGATACGGCCCTTAAAACAGCCGACTCAGGTTACCTTACACGCCGGCTGGTTGATGTTGCACAGGATGTTATTGTTCGCGAACAAGACTGTGGAACAGACCGCGGCTTGAAAGTGGCTGCCATTAAGGAAGGTACAGAAGTTATTGAACCATTATACGACCGCCTTGTCGGCCGTTTAACATTCCAGACGGTACATCACCCTGAAACAGGTGAAGTCCTTGCTGAGAAAAACCAGACTCTTGATGAAGAC encodes the following:
- the rplA gene encoding 50S ribosomal protein L1, coding for MAKKGKKFEDALKLVDREKAYDAQEAIELVKKTATANFDETVELAARLGVDPKKADQQIRGAVVLPNGTGKTQRVLVFAKGDKAKEAEAAGADHVGEEELINKINQGWFDFDVVVATPDMMAQVGKLGRVLGPKGLMPNPKTGTVTFDVEKAVNEIKAGKVEYRVDKSGNIHVPIGKVSFDTDKLQENFQTMIDTLLKAKPAASKGTYMRNVSVASTMGPGVKVNSSAFKL
- the rplJ gene encoding 50S ribosomal protein L10, which encodes MSKVIEQKQAVVSEIAAKLKESQSTIVVDYRGLDVAEVTELRKQLREANVDFKVYKNSMTRRAAAEAGLTELDEQLVGPTAIAFSNEDVIAPARILNKFAKDHDALELKAGVIEGRIASLEEVKALAELPSREGLLGMLLSVMQAPIRNFALATKAVAEQKEEQGA
- the rplL gene encoding 50S ribosomal protein L7/L12 is translated as MTKEQIIDAIKEMSVLELNDLVKAIEEEFGVEAAAPVAAAGGGAGEAVEEQTEFDVVLESAGSSKIGVIKVVREITGLGLKDAKALVDGAPAAIKEGVAKDEAEEVKAKLEEAGASVEVK
- a CDS encoding class I SAM-dependent methyltransferase: MGHYYSEKPDVASEPEKVVVTVRGQDLSFKSDRGVFSKGDLDYGTRVLLEAFEFPEEEGPIADIGCGWGPIGISLAKEAPGRTFVMVDINERAVNLARENANQNQVDNVRIKESMLFSEIKDERYAAVLTNPPIRAGKQTVHQLFEEAYEQLKENGELWVVIQKKQGAPSAKKKLEELFGAGEVEVPIKDKGYFILRCKKH
- the rpoB gene encoding DNA-directed RNA polymerase subunit beta; its protein translation is MTGQQVQYGRHRQRRSYARINEVLELPNLIEIQTASYQWFLDEGIREMFSDISPIEDFTGNLVLEFIDYSLGEPKYSVEDSKERDVTYSAPLRVKVRLINKETGEVKEQEVFMGDFPLMTETGTFVINGAERVIVSQLVRSPSVYFNDKIDKNGKKGFGATVIPNRGAWLELETDAKDVVYVRIDRTRKIPVTVLLRALGFGTDQEIIDLLGEDEYLRNSLDKDNTDSSEKALLEIYERLRPGEPPTVDNAKSLLESRFFDPKRYDLANVGRYKMNKKLHIKERLFNQRLAETLVDPDTGEVLAEEGAMIDRRLLDRLIPYLENNVGFRHYTLNGGVVDEEDVELQSVLIHPQNGKEDAEPIRVISNGVVDRSVKNITPADIISSINYFFNLLHGVGNTDDIDHLGNRRLRSVGELLQNQFRIGLSRMERVVRERMSIQDANMITPQALINIRPVIASIKEFFGSSQLSQFMDQTNPLAELTHKRRLSALGPGGLTRERAGFEVRDVHYSHYGRMCPIETPEGPNIGLINSLSSFAKVNEFGFMETPYRKVDHERGAVSAQIDYLTADEEDNYVVAQANAKLDDEGYFIDDNIICRFRGENIVVPKDRVDYMDVSPKQVVSAATACIPFLENDDSNRALMGANMQRQAVPLLNPESPIVGTGMEYVSAKDSGAAVISKSKGRVERVSGNYIQVRRIEEVDGKEIEGDAIRYNLQKFIRSNQGTCYNQRPIVSEGDIVTNGEILADGPSMEKGEMALGRNVVVGFMTWDGYNYEDAIILSERLVKDDVYTSIHIEEYESEARDTKLGPEEITRDIPNVGEDALRNLDDRGIIRVGAEVKDGDILVGKVTPKGVTELTAEERLLHAIFGEKAREVRDTSLRAPHGGDGIVLDVKIFNREDGDELPPGVNQLVRVYLVQKRKIHEGDKMAGRHGNKGVISKILPEEDMPYLPDGTPIDIMLNPLGVPSRMNIGQVLEMHMGMAAKALGIHIASPVFDGAREEDVWSTIAEAGMAEDAKTVLYDGRTGEPFDNRVSVGVMYMIKLAHMVDDKLHARSTGPYSLVTQQPLGGKAQFGGQRFGEMEVWALEAYGAAYTLQEILTVKSDDVVGRVKTYEAIVKGENVPEPGVPESFKVLIKELQSLGMDVKMLTSNEEEIEMLELDDEDDQNNDKLNLNLESTESNG
- the rpoC gene encoding DNA-directed RNA polymerase subunit beta', yielding MIDVNNFEYMKIGLASPDKIRSWSRGEVKKPETINYRTLKPEKDGLFCERIFGPTKDWECHCGKYKRVRYKGVVCDRCGVEVTRAKVRRERMGHIELAAPVSHIWYFKGIPSRMGLVLDMSPRSLEEVIYFASYVVTETGDTPLELKQLLSEREYRTYREKYGRSFTASMGAEAIRKLLQDIDLDKEVNMLKEELLTAQGQRRTRAIKRLEVLEAFRNSGNKPDWMILDVLPVIPPELRPMVQLDGGRFATSDLNDLYRRVINRNNRLKRLLDLGAPSIIVQNEKRMLQEAVDALIDNGRRGRPVTGPGNRPLKSLSHMLKGKQGRFRQNLLGKRVDYSGRSVIVVGPHLKMYQCGLPKEMALELFKPFVMKELVSKGLAHNIKSAKRKVERVQPEVWDVLEEVIKEHPVLLNRAPTLHRLGIQAFEPTLVEGRAIKLHPLVCTAYNADFDGDQMAVHVPLSAEAQAESRLLMLAAQNILNPKDGKPVVTPSQDMVLGNYYLTLERKDAVGEANVYYGPNEVLTAYQNGYVHLHTRIAVPVDSLGDKPFKDHQKGKLILTSVGKVIFNEILPPEFPYINEPTAYNLQEETPDTYIVSTGTDVKKEFAERDVIKPFKKGFLGDIIAEVFKKFKVSETSIMLDKMKDLGFYYSTKAGITIGVSDIVVLKDKQKILDEAEGKVDRVLKQFRRGLITEEERYDKVIEIWSSAKDVIQSKLMGTLDTSNPIFMMSDSGARGNASNFTQLAGMRGLMANPSGRIIELPIKSSFREGLTVLEYFISTHGARKGLADTALKTADSGYLTRRLVDVAQDVIVREQDCGTDRGLKVAAIKEGTEVIEPLYDRLVGRLTFQTVHHPETGEVLAEKNQTLDEDTSKLIEDSGVKELTIRSAFTCDTKHGVCKACYGRNLATGAEVEVGEAVGIIAAQSIGEPGTQLTMRTFHTGGVAGDDITQGLPRIQEVFEARNPKGQAVISEIQGVVTDVKEVNEKKEIIVKGDLETRSYTTPYGSRMKVEVGTEVKPGQELTEGSIDPKELLTVSGVQGVQEYLLREVQKVYRMQGVEIGDKHVEVMVRQMLRKIRVLDAGDTEVLPGSLIEIHQFNEANKDVLLRGGTPATGKPVLLGITKASLETDSFLSAASFQETTRVLTDAAIKGKRDELVGLKENVIIGKLVPAGTGMQRYRKINLAMEEDAQSEMPAIEEATIQD